The proteins below are encoded in one region of Vanessa tameamea isolate UH-Manoa-2023 chromosome Z, ilVanTame1 primary haplotype, whole genome shotgun sequence:
- the LOC113401748 gene encoding WW domain-containing oxidoreductase-like yields the protein MSNFIWKEFMLRKILSKTDYKRILGPTAEALVREVNLADKTCLITGASGSIGLEITRCLSLRNCNVIMACRNVYKAKVLAKRNCEITERLTFYQINLTSLTSVKNCAEEILTKEKKIDIVILNAATFGLPWAITEDRLETIFQVNFLSQYYLLLCLGKILASDVRVIFTSSESHRNINWPSSPSFESVSLPKEKYTSIKAYNISKLCGLLLMHYLSNQWANSKKSVFCAHPGSFIKTGLCCNWWAYEALYTFMIPFCKSIKQGASTIVYCATSPELKGETAVYLNNCKRCDESDIAKDLRMSFKVHDLIINILRERTENFDEFIKDFSHVKSNVKNNNYCTSCIYQY from the exons CTGGTAAGAGAAGTTAATTTAGCAGACAAAACGTGTCTCATCACAGGTGCAAGTGGCAGCATTGGATTAGAAATAACGCGATGTCTTAGCCTACGCAATTGCAATGTTATTATGGCTTGCCGTAATGTATATAAAGCAAAAGTTCTTGCTAAAAGAAATTGTGAGATAACTGAGCGGCTCAccttttatcaaattaatttaacttcctTAACATCAGTGAAGAATTGTGCCGAGGAAATTCTTACTAAAGAAAA AAAAATAGATATAGTTATTTTGAATGCTGCCACGTTTGGCTTACCGTGGGCAATTACGGAAGACCGCCTTGAAACAATATTTCAGGTCAATTTTCTTAGTCAATATTATTTGCTATTATGTCTCGGAAAAATTCTTGCTTCGGATGTACGAGTTATATTCACTTCGTCTGAATCTCAtag aaatataaattGGCCCTCATCGCCATCTTTTGAGAGTGTATCACTTCCGAAAGAGAAATATACTTCTATTAAGGCCTATAATATATCGAAGCTATGTGGATTACTGCTGATGCATTATTTGAGTAACCAGTGGGCAAATAgtaaaaaatctgttttttgTGCTCATCCTGGCTCCTTTATTAAAACCGGTTTATGCTGCAACTGGTGGGCATATGAGGCACTTTACACATTTATGATACCATTTTGTAAATCCATT AAGCAAGGTGCTAGTACTATAGTTTACTGTGCTACATCACCAGAACTTAAAGGCGAAACGGCAGTTTATCTAAATAATTGCAAGCGATGTGACGAAAGTGACATTGCAAAAGATTTAAGGATGTCATTTAAAGTACATGacctaataattaatatattacgtgAGCGCACCGAAAACTTTGATGAATTCATTAAAGATTTTAGTCATGTTAAATCGaatgtaaagaataataattattgtacttcATGTATATATCAATACTAG
- the Whd gene encoding carnitine O-palmitoyltransferase 1, liver isoform, which yields MAEAHSAVAFSFAITHDGWDVNFDREVLYLVWESGIRSWKKRLARFRNSIHNGVYPGHLQSLYFLWTVLVAAHFGGVNIPFGLVQKALTILPGASPMWQVVACLLAALTMWLSVIFLMRYLLKLLLMYKGWMYESRAPGSKISMRTMLWASVVKVLSGWNKPRLYSFQGSLPRLPLPAVKDTMRRYLLSVRPLLDAENYLRVERLAKEFEETIAVKLQRYLVLKSWWSSNYVSDWWEEYVYLRGRSPLMVNSNFYGTDTLLRPTSVQAARASTIIHFCLKFRRLIERQELEPIMLQGMVPLCSWQYERLFNTARVPGVETDKLVHYRDSAHVTVLHRGRYYKVLVYSRGRLLNPAEIQVQIQQILDDEAEASPGEARLAALTAGERSHWAHVRQTLFNRGHNRTSLHCLERAAFHVCLDDIEYGFDETDSAKLDRYGRVLLHGSGQDRWFDKSFNLCFSTNGSVGFNTEHTWADAPVMGHLWEYVIWSELEYGYDESGDARGAVEAPPPAPVRLRWELSEPLLAAVDQSHAVAMQLLNDVDLRILMYTAYGKGFMKSCRVSPDAFIQMVLQLAYFRDAGRFCLTYEASMTRLFREGRTETVRSCTLESSAWVRSMLDPNATVEQRMLLFVQASNRHQLGYQDAMAGRGIDRHLFCLYVVSKYLELESPFLQEVFNEPWRLSTSQTPHGQTSMLDLKKYPKCVSAGGGFGPVADDGYGVSYIIVGDDTLFFHVSSKISCPITSSTNFVKQIEKSLQDVHDLFAEYKKTKGK from the exons ATGGCCGAAGCGCATTCTGCGGTCGCCTTCTCCTTCGCTATCACGCACGACGGATGGGACGTCAACTTCGACCGTGAAGTGCTGTACCTCGTGTGGGAGTCCGGTATCCGCTCGTGGAAGAAGAGGCTAGCGCGCTTCaga AACAGCATTCATAATGGCGTGTATCCGGGACACCTACAATCTTTATACTTTCTGTGGACTGTTCTTGTGGCCGCTCACTTTGGAGGTGTCAACATACCCTTCGGATTAGTACAAAAAGCCCTGACCATACTGCCCGG CGCGTCGCCGATGTGGCAGGTGGTCGCGTGCCTGCTGGCCGCGCTCACCATGTGGCTCTCCGTTATATTCCTGATGCGCTACTTGCTCAAGCTGCTCCTCATGTataag GGCTGGATGTACGAGTCCCGCGCGCCGGGCTCCAAGATATCGATGAGGACTATGTTATGGGCGAGCGTGGTGAAAGTGCTCTCCGGCTGGAACAAACCACGGCTCTACAGCTTCCAGGGTTCGCTGCCGCGCTTGCCGCTACCCGCTGTCAAGGACACCATGAGACGG TACCTGCTGAGCGTGAGGCCGCTGCTGGACGCCGAAAACTACCTCCGCGTGGAGAGACTGGCCAAAGAGTTCGAGGAGACTATCGCCGTCAAGTTGCAGAGATACCTCGTCCTAAAGTCATG GTGGTCCAGCAACTACGTGTCGGACTGGTGGGAGGAGTACGTGTACCTACGTGGACGCTCGCCGCTCATGGTCAACTCCAACTTCTACGGCACGGACACATTGCTGCGGCCCACGAGCGTGCAGGCGGCACGTGCCAGCACCATCATACACTTCTGTCTTAAGTTCCGACGGCTGATCGAGCGCCAGGAACTCGAGCCGATAATGCTGCAAGGCATGGTTCCGTTATGCTCGTGGCAGTACGAGCGGCTGTTCAACACGGCGCGCGTTCCCGGCGTGGAGACGGACAAATTGGTGCACTACCGCGACTCGGCGCACGTGACGGTGCTGCACCGCGGCCGCTATTACAAGGTGCTGGTGTACTCGCGTGGACGACTACTGAACCCGGCCGAGATTCAAGTGCAAATCCAGCAGATCCTGGACGACGAGGCGGAGGCCAGTCCGGGCGAGGCGCGGCTGGCGGCGCTGACGGCAGGTGAGCGCTCGCACTGGGCGCACGTGCGGCAGACGCTCTTCAACCGCGGGCACAACCGCACGTCGTTGCACTGCCTCGAGCGCGCTGCTTTCCACGTGTGCCTGGACGACATCGAGTACGGGTTCGACGAGACGGACTCTGCCAAGCTGGACCGCTACGGCCGCGTCCTGCTGCACGGCTCCGGACAGGACCGCTGGTTCGACAAGTCCTTCAACCTCTGTTTCAGCACCAACGGCTCG GTGGGCTTCAATACCGAGCACACATG GGCGGACGCGCCGGTGATGGGACACTTGTGGGAATACGTTATTTGGTCTGAATTGGAATATGG CTACGACGAGTCTGGCGACGCTCGCGGCGCCGTGGAGGCTCCGCCGCCGGCGCCCGTGCGCCTGCGCTGGGAGCTCAGCGAACCGCTGCTGGCCGCCGTCGACCAGTCGCACGCCGTCGCTATGCAGCTGCTCAACGACGTCGATCTGCGCATACTTATGTACACCGCCTACGGCAAGGGGTTCATGAAGAGCTGTCGCGTGTCGCCCGACGCGTTCATTCAGATGGTGCTGCAGCTGGCGTACTTCCGAGACGCGGGCCGCTTCTGCCTCACGTACGAGGCGTCCATGACGCGGCTGTTCCGAGAGGGACGGACCGAGACCGTGCGCTCGTGTACTCTCGAGAGTTCCGCCTGGGTGCGCTCCATGCTCGATCCGAATGCGACG GTGGAGCAGCGCATGTTGCTGTTCGTGCAGGCGAGTAATCGTCACCAGTTGGGCTACCAGGATGCCATGGCGGGTCGCGGTATCGATCGGCACCTCTTCTGTCTCTACGTCGTGTCCAAGTACCTCGAACTAGAATCACCCTTCCTGCAGGAGGTCTTTAACGAGCCGTGGCGTCTGTCGACCAGTCAGACCCCACACG GTCAAACGAGCATGCTGGACCTCAAGAAGTACCCGAAGTGTGTGAGCGCAGGCGGCGGCTTCGGCCCCGTCGCGGACGACGGCTACGGCGTCTCCTACATCATCGTCGGCGACGACACGCTCTTCTTCCACGTTTCCAGCAAAATCAGCTGCCCCATCACA AGCTCCACGAACTTCGTGAAACAGATCGAGAAGTCGCTGCAAGACGTCCACGACCTCTTCGCGGAATACAAGAAGACGAAAGGCAAATAG
- the LOC113401747 gene encoding protein ABHD13, which translates to MYHILRVLLYRLWVVSTFTLFSSAIIFWFYGFFLALTVFSFGISGILYSAQDLLLYYPNDPPDSRVFVLQPSNYKLPYESVKIKSKDGFKIHMFLIKQPTISNHRPTMIFFHGNAGNMGQRLCNVSGFYHKLNINILLVEYRGYGLSEGSPSEQGLYMDAQTAFDYLMQRNDIDRTQIILFGRSLGGAVAIDLASRLEYKNKIWALIVENTFTSIPDMAKILLKWRCLNWLPMFCHKNKYMSLHKMSSVSSATLVVCGACDALVPPRMARELLVRCGAPLKRLAVLSGGGHDDTWTRPDYYAALQRFLLDVPPLPDEARVTVVHTV; encoded by the exons ATGTATCACATTCTACGCGTGTTACTGTACAGGCTATGGGTTGTATCGACGTTTACTTTATTCTCTAGTGcaattatattttggttttatgGATTTTTTCTGGCACTAACTGTGTTCAGTTTCGGTATATCAG GTATACTGTACAGTGCCCAGGATCTTCTGCTATATTACCCCAATGATCCTCCAGATTCAAGAGTGTTCGTCCTGCAACCTAGTAACTATAAATTGCCATATGAAAGTGTTAAGATAAAAAGTAAGGAtggatttaaaattcatatgttTCTAATAAAGCAGCCTACAATTAGTAATCATAGACCGACCATGATATTTTTTCATGGTAATGCTGGAAACATGGGCCAAAG ATTGTGTAATGTGTCtggattttatcataaattaaatataaatattctactgGTGGAGTACAGAGGTTACGGACTTTCAGAGGGCTCTCCCTCGGAACAGGGTCTGTACATGGATGCTCAAACTGCTTTTGACTACCTCATGCAAAGAAATGATATAGATCGCACTCAAATTATCTTGTTTGGTAGATCTCTCG GTGGCGCCGTGGCTATAGATCTGGCATCACGCTTGGAGTATAAGAACAAAATATGGGCATTGATAGTCGAAAACACTTTCACTAGTATCCCCGACATGGCGAAGATATTGCTGAAGTGGAGATGTCTCAATTGGCTACCAATGTTTTGCCATAAAAATAAG TACATGTCGCTGCACAAGATGAGCAGCGTGTCGAGCGCGACACTGGTGGTGTGCGGCGCGTGCGACGCGCTGGTGCCGCCGCGCATGGCGCGCGAGCTGCTGGTTCGCTGTGGGGCGCCGCTGAAGCGCCTCGCAGTGCTGTCCGGCGGCGGGCACGACGACACGTGGACGCGACCCGACTACTACGCAGCGCTGCAGCGCTTCCTGCTCGACGTGCCACCGCTACCCGACGAAGCGAGGGTGACGGTCGTGCACACCGTCTAG